Proteins encoded by one window of Cylindrospermum stagnale PCC 7417:
- a CDS encoding non-ribosomal peptide synthetase, translating to MMNYNTTLLNTQINSDEQEAYWTQQLCGELPVLEIPLDHSRKPNQSLTKAEEVIELDENFCLKLDNFCLCENITIFTILLTALKVILLRYTRQEDIIVGSLIVDSLRQKEGAITEKFINPVLLRTNLIENLTVKEVLKCVAKTVEEATRNRDYPFEKLVARLKEEQNFIKAPIFQIMLVPCGLTFSLSEIKIMLESLTEIQTFNTRCDILIFPSKKEGRIIINCEYNAELFESNSIKRMLSHIQTMLVNFICNANECISTLPLLTEAEQNQLLNQWNNTQTDELRDKCIHQLFEAQVENTPEMEAVVYGEQQLTYLKLNRKANQLAHYLRSLEVRPEMLVGICIDRSLDMLVGLIGILKAGAAYVPLDSAYPQERLAYMLSDSQVGVLLTTEKLLFAFPQLGQANAGYKIVCLDRDWEAIIQESEENPVFQVQPHNLAYVMYTSGSTGNPKGVAMTHLALANLINWQLKNTTVSNKAKTLQFSPLSFDVSFQEIFSTCCSGGTLVLISEEVRRNPIALLNFLMEKKIERLFLPFVALQQLSEAVNSAASVPKTLREVITAGEQLQISKVIANLFSQIDCTLYNHYGPTESHVITAYKLTGEVNSWPVLPPIGRPIDNVQIYILDKFLQPVPIGIPGELHIGGDCLALGYINRPELTQERFITNPFSSGRLYKTGDLARYLKDGNIQYLGRADHQVKIRGYRIELGEIEAVLTQHPAVRESAVLPREDIPGYKRLVAYVVPNLTAAFTLSQELDVEQITQSQLMGDKNRSQPTADIYPKTDNTSSTFPRQVADKLKSTLRSYLQESLPEYMVPAALVVLDKMPLTPSGKLDRRALPVPERSRPELSTVLVMPKSDAEKIIAKVWQEVLQLDIVGIHDNFFELGGYSLLLFQVGKQLVEIFGLELSSVALFQYPTIHTLAQHLSPNNKQAFTIKHQQSSRTERDLSRQQQQRQLRQNHRDRRKL from the coding sequence ATGATGAACTATAATACAACGCTACTAAATACGCAAATTAATTCAGATGAACAGGAAGCCTACTGGACACAGCAACTTTGTGGTGAGCTTCCTGTTTTAGAAATACCATTAGATCATTCACGAAAACCGAATCAATCACTTACTAAAGCTGAAGAAGTTATTGAGCTTGATGAAAATTTTTGCTTAAAGCTCGATAATTTTTGTCTATGTGAAAATATCACTATCTTTACAATACTCCTAACTGCATTAAAAGTGATTTTACTGCGTTACACAAGACAAGAAGATATTATTGTGGGTTCTTTAATAGTTGATAGTCTTAGGCAAAAAGAAGGAGCAATTACTGAAAAATTCATTAATCCAGTGTTGCTACGAACCAATTTAATAGAAAATCTAACTGTTAAAGAAGTTTTAAAATGTGTTGCTAAGACAGTTGAAGAAGCTACACGTAATCGAGATTATCCTTTTGAAAAGCTGGTTGCAAGACTTAAGGAAGAGCAGAACTTTATAAAAGCACCAATTTTTCAAATTATGCTGGTGCCTTGTGGTCTAACGTTTAGTCTTTCAGAAATAAAGATAATGTTAGAAAGCCTGACAGAAATCCAGACTTTTAACACTAGGTGCGATATATTAATTTTTCCTTCTAAAAAAGAAGGAAGAATAATTATAAATTGTGAATATAATGCCGAGTTGTTCGAGTCAAACTCCATTAAGCGGATGTTGAGTCATATACAGACAATGCTTGTCAACTTCATCTGCAACGCAAATGAGTGTATTTCCACTTTGCCATTGTTAACTGAAGCTGAACAAAATCAGTTATTAAACCAGTGGAATAATACTCAAACAGACGAACTACGAGATAAATGTATTCATCAACTATTTGAGGCTCAGGTGGAAAACACCCCAGAGATGGAAGCCGTAGTTTATGGAGAGCAGCAGCTAACCTACTTAAAGCTGAATCGAAAAGCCAATCAGCTAGCACACTATTTGCGTTCACTAGAAGTAAGACCAGAGATGCTAGTGGGCATTTGTATTGATCGCTCCCTAGATATGTTAGTGGGACTTATAGGTATTCTTAAAGCAGGTGCAGCTTATGTGCCGTTAGACTCTGCTTATCCTCAAGAGCGTTTAGCTTATATGTTGTCAGATTCACAGGTGGGTGTACTACTGACAACTGAGAAGTTACTGTTCGCATTCCCCCAATTAGGTCAGGCAAACGCAGGGTATAAAATAGTCTGTTTAGATAGAGACTGGGAAGCCATTATTCAAGAGAGTGAGGAAAATCCAGTTTTTCAGGTTCAACCTCACAACTTAGCCTATGTCATGTATACCTCTGGTTCTACAGGAAACCCCAAAGGGGTAGCGATGACGCACCTTGCTCTTGCTAATTTGATTAATTGGCAACTCAAAAATACAACAGTTTCTAACAAAGCCAAAACTCTACAATTTTCTCCCTTGAGCTTCGATGTATCTTTCCAAGAAATTTTTTCTACTTGCTGTTCTGGTGGAACATTGGTTTTGATCTCGGAGGAAGTGCGACGAAATCCCATAGCTTTGTTAAATTTCTTGATGGAGAAAAAAATTGAAAGATTATTTCTTCCCTTTGTCGCTTTACAACAGTTATCTGAAGCAGTAAATTCAGCAGCATCAGTGCCTAAGACTCTTCGTGAAGTCATTACTGCGGGAGAACAATTGCAGATATCAAAAGTGATTGCTAACTTATTTAGCCAAATAGATTGCACTTTATACAATCATTATGGGCCAACAGAGAGCCATGTTATTACAGCTTATAAACTGACAGGGGAAGTGAATAGTTGGCCTGTCCTTCCTCCTATCGGTCGTCCGATTGATAATGTCCAAATATATATACTTGATAAGTTTCTCCAACCTGTTCCCATTGGAATTCCTGGGGAACTACATATTGGCGGCGATTGTTTAGCTTTAGGCTATATCAATCGTCCAGAACTGACTCAGGAAAGATTCATTACCAACCCCTTTAGTTCTGGTCGCCTCTATAAAACTGGCGACTTAGCCCGTTACTTAAAAGATGGTAATATTCAATATCTTGGTCGTGCCGACCATCAGGTAAAAATTCGCGGTTATCGCATAGAATTGGGCGAAATAGAAGCCGTATTGACACAACATCCCGCTGTCCGAGAGAGTGCTGTTTTACCTAGAGAAGATATCCCCGGATACAAACGCCTAGTGGCTTATGTAGTTCCAAACTTAACTGCTGCTTTCACCTTGAGTCAGGAATTAGATGTTGAGCAAATTACCCAGTCGCAGTTAATGGGGGATAAAAACCGCAGCCAGCCAACCGCAGACATCTATCCGAAGACAGACAATACTAGCAGCACTTTCCCAAGACAGGTAGCAGACAAACTTAAATCGACATTACGCAGTTATTTACAAGAATCTCTACCTGAATATATGGTGCCAGCAGCTCTTGTTGTACTCGATAAAATGCCGCTGACACCAAGTGGGAAACTAGACCGTCGGGCGTTACCTGTACCAGAAAGGTCTAGACCTGAGTTATCAACAGTTCTGGTCATGCCTAAATCTGATGCCGAAAAAATCATTGCTAAAGTTTGGCAGGAAGTACTGCAATTGGACATTGTAGGAATTCATGATAACTTTTTCGAGTTAGGTGGATATTCTTTGCTCTTATTCCAGGTTGGTAAACAATTAGTCGAAATTTTTGGGTTAGAACTATCATCTGTGGCGCTGTTTCAATACCCCACAATTCATACTCTAGCCCAACATTTAAGTCCAAATAACAAACAAGCTTTTACTATTAAGCACCAGCAAAGCAGTAGAACGGAACGTGATTTGTCCAGACAACAACAACAAAGGCAACTAAGGCAAAACCATCGTGATAGGAGAAAACTATGA